One segment of Stomatobaculum sp. F0698 DNA contains the following:
- a CDS encoding Stp1/IreP family PP2C-type Ser/Thr phosphatase produces the protein MNAVALTDRGRVRSSNQDTVFAENHAVGALPNLYLVADGMGGHRAGDYCSQTLTTRIISALRESEGKLPLPALRDAVLLANESLYVEAQRHTELEGMGTTLVAAFLEEQSATILNIGDSRCYELASDGGFRQITRDHSYVEEMVSAGKMRRGSEAYNRAKNIITRAIGVGAEVEMDLFELPLEGLSMLLLCTDGLTNMLGDDEIGAILRGDEKLSSKAEHLIQAANEKGGRDNISVVLVDLREGAREE, from the coding sequence ATGAATGCAGTTGCACTGACAGATCGGGGAAGGGTACGAAGTTCCAACCAGGATACGGTGTTTGCGGAGAATCATGCGGTCGGCGCCCTGCCGAATCTCTATCTCGTGGCAGACGGGATGGGGGGGCACCGCGCCGGAGATTACTGTTCGCAGACTTTGACCACGCGCATTATATCCGCATTGCGGGAGAGCGAGGGAAAACTCCCGCTTCCCGCGCTGCGCGATGCCGTTTTGCTCGCAAACGAGAGTCTCTATGTGGAGGCGCAGCGGCACACGGAGCTGGAAGGTATGGGCACCACGCTCGTTGCGGCCTTTCTGGAGGAGCAGAGCGCGACCATCCTTAACATCGGAGACAGCCGCTGCTATGAGCTCGCGTCCGACGGCGGATTCCGCCAGATTACAAGGGATCACTCCTATGTGGAGGAGATGGTGAGCGCCGGAAAAATGCGGCGCGGCAGCGAGGCATACAACCGTGCGAAGAACATCATCACGCGGGCCATCGGTGTAGGGGCCGAAGTGGAGATGGATCTTTTTGAATTGCCCTTGGAGGGGCTCTCCATGCTTCTGCTCTGTACGGACGGACTCACCAATATGTTGGGGGACGATGAAATCGGTGCGATACTGCGCGGCGATGAGAAGCTTTCTTCCAAGGCGGAACATTTGATTCAGGCGGCAAACGAGAAGGGCGGAAGAGATAATATCTCGGTGGTCCTGGTAGATTTGAGAGAGGGGGCGCGCGAAGAATGA
- the rlmN gene encoding 23S rRNA (adenine(2503)-C(2))-methyltransferase RlmN: MSNVPDLCSLSQDELKSYLVELGEPGFRAKQVFSWLHQKKAAGFEEMSNLPKSLREKLAERASLPGLKREVVQVSKTDGTQKYLFSLPDGNMIESVLMRYSYGNSVCISSQVGCRMGCRFCASTVDGLARNLTAGEMLAQVYEIEKELGERISNVVVMGSGEPMDNYDNVVRFIRLLSDKDGLNISQRSITVSTCGLVPEICRFAEEELQVTLALSLHAADDATRQQLMPIANRYALSDVLDACAYYFEKTGRRVSFEYSLVAGVNDTPEEAKKLIALLRRRKGHVNLIPVNPVVERSLKEPSLAAIHRFRDALECAGINVTIRKEMGRDIDGACGQLRRRYRDKKEQGNSKEE; the protein is encoded by the coding sequence ATGTCAAATGTCCCGGATCTCTGTTCACTCAGTCAAGACGAACTGAAAAGCTATCTTGTAGAGCTCGGGGAACCGGGATTTCGTGCAAAACAAGTTTTTTCTTGGCTTCATCAAAAGAAGGCGGCAGGCTTTGAAGAGATGAGCAATCTCCCCAAAAGCCTCCGTGAAAAGCTTGCGGAGCGTGCAAGTCTCCCGGGTCTCAAGAGAGAAGTGGTGCAGGTCTCTAAAACCGACGGAACGCAAAAGTATCTGTTTTCGCTCCCGGACGGCAATATGATAGAGAGTGTTCTGATGCGCTATTCCTACGGGAATTCGGTCTGCATCAGCTCTCAGGTCGGCTGCCGTATGGGCTGTCGCTTCTGTGCTTCCACGGTGGATGGGCTTGCGCGCAATTTGACGGCGGGAGAGATGCTCGCACAGGTCTATGAAATCGAAAAAGAACTCGGTGAGCGCATCTCCAATGTTGTCGTGATGGGAAGCGGCGAGCCCATGGATAATTACGACAATGTGGTACGTTTTATCCGGCTCTTAAGCGATAAGGACGGGCTCAACATCTCGCAGCGTAGCATCACGGTGTCTACCTGCGGTCTGGTGCCGGAGATATGTCGCTTTGCGGAAGAGGAGCTTCAGGTCACCCTGGCCCTCTCCCTGCATGCTGCGGACGATGCAACCAGACAGCAACTCATGCCGATAGCCAATCGCTATGCGCTTAGCGATGTGCTGGATGCCTGTGCCTATTATTTTGAAAAGACGGGGCGCAGAGTCAGCTTCGAATACAGTCTGGTGGCGGGCGTGAACGATACGCCGGAAGAGGCAAAGAAACTCATTGCCCTACTGCGCCGCCGCAAAGGTCATGTGAATTTGATCCCGGTGAATCCGGTGGTCGAGCGTTCCTTGAAGGAACCGAGCCTCGCGGCAATCCATCGCTTTCGAGATGCGTTGGAGTGCGCCGGAATCAATGTCACGATACGAAAAGAAATGGGGAGAGATATCGACGGAGCCTGCGGACAGTTGCGGCGCCGTTACAGAGACAAGAAAGAGCAAGGAAACAGCAAAGAGGAGTAG
- the rsmB gene encoding 16S rRNA (cytosine(967)-C(5))-methyltransferase RsmB, with protein MTGPNARSVALDCLLLIAEEGQFSHVVLAAARDKFAWMAEEERALSERLVHGSLEYLPRLDRLIAERSKTPLRKLKPVIRCILRLSLYQILYLSRIPAHAVVNEAVKLTERRGLFGLKGFVNALVRRFSREREAMLAEIAASPDPVLRYALPDWLAARFIREFGAEEAEKLAASYLEPAPFSLRLNRTKFIAAGEPAAVTEGLTQSPYARDSFVAREGLSASLRSRIDEGFFFAQDLSSTLAVAAAAPKPGERVLDLCAAPGGKSLAAADLMRGEGTVISADLSAQKVERIAENVRRTGFASSVKPVQSDAGVFRKDWEAAFDLVIADLPCSGLGVLGRKPDIKLRLKEADIAALQELQRRFLCNAFRYLRPGGRLLYSTCTLTAEEDEDNVRWLLDRFPELTPLDFSAELPEIGAAEACRSGAVKLLPSRLPLDGFFISVFRKAE; from the coding sequence ATGACGGGACCGAATGCGCGAAGCGTCGCGCTGGACTGCCTGCTTCTCATTGCGGAAGAAGGACAGTTCTCCCATGTGGTGCTTGCGGCGGCGCGGGACAAATTTGCCTGGATGGCCGAAGAGGAACGCGCTCTTTCGGAGCGCCTTGTGCACGGCAGTCTTGAATACCTGCCCAGGCTGGACCGCCTGATTGCGGAGCGCTCCAAGACGCCGCTCCGCAAGTTAAAGCCGGTCATACGCTGCATTTTGCGTCTGTCACTTTATCAAATTCTGTATTTGAGCCGCATTCCGGCGCATGCAGTGGTCAACGAGGCCGTGAAGCTCACCGAGCGCCGCGGTCTTTTCGGCTTGAAGGGATTTGTCAATGCACTGGTGCGCCGCTTTTCCCGTGAGCGAGAGGCCATGCTGGCGGAAATCGCAGCGAGTCCGGATCCGGTCCTCCGCTATGCGCTTCCGGACTGGCTTGCTGCGCGTTTCATCCGTGAATTCGGAGCCGAAGAGGCAGAGAAACTCGCCGCGAGTTATCTGGAACCCGCTCCGTTCTCCCTGCGTCTTAACCGGACCAAATTCATCGCGGCGGGAGAACCTGCTGCCGTGACGGAAGGACTTACGCAGTCCCCCTACGCCCGGGACAGCTTTGTCGCGCGGGAGGGGCTCTCGGCGTCCCTGCGTTCGCGCATCGATGAGGGCTTTTTCTTTGCGCAGGATTTGAGTTCCACGCTCGCCGTGGCGGCCGCAGCGCCGAAACCCGGGGAGCGCGTGCTGGATCTCTGTGCGGCACCGGGCGGCAAGTCCCTTGCGGCAGCGGATCTCATGCGCGGCGAGGGAACGGTAATCAGTGCGGATTTGTCCGCGCAGAAGGTGGAGCGCATCGCGGAAAATGTTCGGCGCACGGGCTTTGCGTCCTCGGTAAAACCCGTGCAGTCGGATGCCGGGGTCTTTCGGAAGGACTGGGAGGCGGCATTCGATCTCGTGATTGCGGATTTGCCCTGTTCGGGACTCGGCGTGCTCGGCAGGAAGCCGGATATCAAGCTGAGACTCAAAGAGGCGGATATCGCCGCTCTGCAGGAGTTGCAGCGACGCTTTCTTTGCAACGCGTTTCGCTATCTTCGCCCGGGCGGACGTCTGCTCTACTCGACCTGTACTTTGACGGCGGAAGAAGACGAAGATAACGTGCGCTGGTTACTCGACCGTTTTCCGGAGCTCACGCCGCTTGATTTTTCTGCGGAGCTTCCGGAAATCGGAGCGGCGGAAGCCTGCCGAAGCGGCGCGGTAAAACTCTTACCGTCACGGTTGCCGCTTGACGGCTTCTTTATCTCGGTGTTTCGAAAGGCGGAATAA
- a CDS encoding zinc metallopeptidase — translation MYMYYGLDWTYLLVLLGLALTLGAQGYLKMMFARYSKVQSGTGLTGREVAERILRSNGIYDVTVHPVAGQLTDHYDPAKKTVNLSEVIYNSTSIAAVGVAAHECGHAIQDNLSYAPLRFRHALVPLANIGSKLSMPMIIIGVMLGESRNILGPQLINLGLLAFSLAVIFQLITLPVEFNASRRALIQLRELNILPPREESQARSVLIAAALTYVAGAASSVIQLLRLWILFGGRKRK, via the coding sequence ATGTACATGTATTACGGATTGGACTGGACTTATCTATTGGTGTTGCTTGGCCTTGCTTTGACCCTCGGGGCGCAGGGCTATTTAAAGATGATGTTTGCGCGCTATTCGAAGGTGCAGAGCGGCACGGGTCTTACCGGGCGCGAGGTCGCCGAGCGAATTTTGCGTTCAAACGGCATTTACGATGTCACGGTACATCCGGTCGCAGGGCAGTTGACCGACCACTACGACCCCGCAAAAAAGACCGTGAATCTCTCGGAGGTCATTTATAATTCCACCAGCATTGCGGCGGTCGGCGTTGCGGCGCACGAGTGCGGCCATGCGATTCAGGACAACTTAAGCTATGCGCCGCTTCGCTTCCGCCATGCTTTGGTGCCGCTTGCGAACATCGGCTCCAAACTCTCCATGCCCATGATTATCATCGGCGTGATGCTCGGCGAGAGCAGAAACATACTCGGACCTCAGCTCATCAATCTCGGGCTTTTGGCCTTCAGTCTCGCGGTTATTTTCCAGCTCATTACACTTCCGGTCGAGTTCAATGCGAGCCGGAGAGCGCTGATTCAGCTGAGAGAACTGAACATTCTGCCGCCGAGAGAAGAGAGCCAGGCGAGATCGGTGTTGATTGCGGCAGCGCTGACCTATGTTGCGGGGGCGGCTTCATCCGTGATTCAGCTCCTGAGACTTTGGATTTTATTCGGCGGAAGGAAGCGCAAATGA
- the fmt gene encoding methionyl-tRNA formyltransferase, producing MRIVYFGTPDFAVAPLRALSEAGHEIALVVTQPDKPRGRGHAMQFPPVKEEALRLGVPVAQPERARDAGFIDLLRAKEAELFVVTAFGQLLPKEILELPRYGCVNIHASLLPAYRGAAPIQWAIIDGQQVSGITTMQMDEGLDTGDILRRYPLELSPEETGGSLFAKLELLGAEAILDTVKGLETGSIVPEKQGETTTAYAKMLRKEMGNLDFSRDAAYILRLIRGLDPWPGTFSYLNGKMIKIRKAEHGGDSVGHAPGEVLAADESGLLVQTGDGALRITELQPEGKKAMAAAAWLRGTSVRPGDRFTVIREAEN from the coding sequence ATGAGAATCGTCTATTTCGGAACGCCGGATTTTGCGGTTGCGCCGCTCCGCGCGCTGAGTGAGGCGGGCCATGAGATCGCACTGGTTGTGACGCAGCCCGACAAGCCGCGGGGCAGAGGGCATGCGATGCAGTTTCCGCCGGTCAAGGAAGAGGCGCTTCGTCTCGGTGTTCCGGTCGCACAGCCGGAACGCGCGCGGGATGCGGGCTTTATCGACCTGCTCCGCGCGAAGGAGGCAGAGCTCTTTGTCGTCACGGCCTTCGGGCAGCTCCTGCCCAAGGAGATTCTGGAACTGCCGCGCTACGGCTGTGTGAACATCCACGCATCGCTCTTACCGGCCTATCGCGGTGCGGCGCCGATACAATGGGCCATCATCGACGGGCAGCAAGTCAGCGGCATCACGACCATGCAGATGGATGAGGGATTGGATACCGGAGATATTCTGCGCCGCTATCCCTTGGAACTTTCGCCCGAAGAGACCGGAGGAAGCCTCTTTGCGAAATTGGAGCTACTCGGCGCGGAAGCCATACTCGACACCGTCAAAGGCCTCGAGACGGGCAGTATTGTCCCCGAAAAACAGGGGGAGACCACCACGGCCTATGCGAAGATGCTCCGAAAAGAGATGGGAAATCTCGACTTTTCGCGGGATGCGGCATACATTCTCCGTTTGATTCGAGGCTTAGACCCCTGGCCCGGCACCTTTTCTTATCTGAACGGAAAGATGATTAAAATCAGAAAGGCAGAGCACGGCGGCGACAGCGTAGGACACGCACCCGGTGAGGTCTTGGCAGCCGATGAAAGCGGCCTTCTGGTTCAGACCGGAGACGGGGCGCTTCGCATCACCGAGTTACAGCCTGAGGGCAAGAAGGCCATGGCGGCTGCGGCTTGGCTCCGGGGCACTTCGGTGCGGCCGGGAGACCGCTTTACCGTAATCCGCGAAGCGGAAAACTGA
- the def gene encoding peptide deformylase, producing the protein MALRNIREIGDPILNQRAKEVREMTPNLRALIEDMVETMRHANGVGLAAPQVGVLKRLVVIECEEGELHVLINPEIIARDGEQTGYEGCLSVPGKTGIVTRPNHVKVKALNENMEPVTVEGEELLARALCHELDHLDGHLYTEMAEELYTNEELEAMQAEEDEDEA; encoded by the coding sequence GTGGCACTTCGAAACATACGCGAGATCGGTGACCCCATTTTGAATCAGAGAGCAAAGGAAGTGCGGGAGATGACACCGAATCTTCGCGCACTCATCGAGGATATGGTTGAGACCATGCGTCATGCGAACGGCGTGGGTCTCGCCGCGCCGCAGGTCGGCGTGTTGAAGCGCCTCGTGGTGATTGAGTGCGAGGAGGGAGAACTCCACGTGCTCATTAACCCCGAAATCATTGCGCGTGACGGCGAACAGACGGGCTATGAGGGCTGTCTCAGCGTTCCCGGAAAAACCGGCATTGTGACCCGCCCGAATCACGTCAAGGTGAAGGCACTCAATGAAAATATGGAGCCTGTGACGGTCGAGGGAGAGGAGCTGCTCGCGCGGGCACTCTGCCATGAGCTCGACCATCTGGACGGACATCTCTACACCGAAATGGCAGAGGAACTCTATACCAACGAGGAGTTGGAAGCGATGCAGGCAGAGGAGGATGAGGACGAAGCATGA
- the priA gene encoding replication restart helicase PriA → MTERYADVILNISHESVDRPFTYIIPEELRGKLTPGTAVQVPFGNAKEAKLGYVLSLRKEAPSGFQLREILGIAEKKLGVEEGLLSLAVWMHEHYGCMLNQALKTVLPVKEAVRARRRKDTESAEHTARSEAAARELTAEQSALLSELGQAEAEKPGGSYLLFGVTGSGKTEVYMRLIEEQRRQGKQAILLLPEINLTFQTVRYLEERFGGEVAIIHSKLAKGERYRQFLRAARGEASVMVGPRSALFAPFPNLGLIIIDEEHDGAYRNDAVPRYDTREVAAKRAELAGAQLILGSATPSVESWRRAETGEYRLLRLTRRAVPGAVPASATVADLREELKRGNRTVFSESLREKIEGCLSRQEQVMLFMNRRGYARFLSCRSCGEPLSCPHCDVSLTYHEDGSLRCHYCGYKTVKPERCPSCGSPYIAGFGMGTQQLAEQTKRMFPAARVLRMDADAVRGKDGGQSILDRFRAKEADILVGTQMIVKGHDFPNVTLVGIMAADTELYLSHYTSAERCFQLLTQAAGRAGRGEKRGEVVIQTYRPEHYAIQSAAAQDYERFAAAELSFRRAAGYPPVLHMMTVQLASKEEEALTRAAACYADCLQAAAKKLGAAPQCIGPVNAAVYRVQDYFRKMIYMKHAGYDILVQIKAAAEEAFREQVSGGISVLYEFV, encoded by the coding sequence TTGACCGAGCGCTATGCGGATGTCATTCTGAACATCAGCCATGAGAGCGTGGACCGCCCGTTCACGTATATCATCCCCGAAGAGTTGCGCGGAAAACTCACACCGGGGACTGCGGTGCAAGTGCCCTTCGGCAATGCGAAGGAAGCAAAACTCGGCTATGTCCTCTCTCTTCGGAAAGAAGCGCCGAGCGGGTTTCAACTCCGCGAAATTCTGGGGATCGCCGAGAAGAAACTCGGCGTGGAAGAGGGGCTGCTGTCACTTGCGGTGTGGATGCACGAGCACTACGGCTGTATGTTAAATCAGGCTTTGAAAACTGTCCTGCCGGTCAAGGAGGCCGTGCGGGCGCGCAGGCGGAAAGATACGGAGAGCGCCGAGCACACGGCGCGCTCGGAAGCGGCGGCGCGTGAACTGACGGCGGAACAGAGTGCGCTTCTTTCGGAACTTGGGCAAGCGGAGGCAGAGAAGCCGGGGGGCAGCTACCTGCTCTTCGGCGTGACCGGCAGCGGAAAAACGGAAGTATACATGCGCTTAATCGAAGAGCAGCGCCGTCAGGGGAAGCAGGCAATTTTATTGCTGCCGGAGATCAACCTGACCTTTCAAACCGTTCGCTATCTGGAAGAGCGTTTCGGCGGGGAAGTCGCCATCATCCACTCGAAGCTTGCCAAGGGCGAGCGCTACCGCCAGTTTCTCCGCGCGGCGCGCGGGGAGGCAAGCGTCATGGTAGGCCCCCGTTCGGCCCTGTTTGCGCCTTTTCCGAATCTCGGGCTCATCATCATCGACGAAGAGCACGACGGCGCCTATCGAAACGATGCGGTGCCGCGTTACGACACGCGTGAAGTGGCGGCGAAGCGAGCCGAGCTCGCAGGCGCACAGCTGATACTCGGCTCCGCGACGCCTTCGGTGGAGAGCTGGCGGCGGGCCGAGACAGGTGAATATCGGCTTTTAAGACTCACGCGACGCGCGGTTCCCGGTGCCGTTCCGGCGAGCGCTACGGTCGCGGACCTCCGCGAAGAGTTAAAGCGCGGGAACAGGACTGTGTTCAGCGAGAGTCTGCGCGAAAAAATCGAGGGCTGCCTTTCGAGACAGGAGCAGGTCATGCTCTTTATGAACCGGCGCGGCTATGCGCGTTTTCTCTCCTGTCGGAGCTGCGGTGAGCCTCTCAGCTGCCCGCACTGTGACGTGAGCCTTACCTATCACGAGGACGGCAGTCTGCGCTGCCACTACTGTGGCTATAAGACGGTGAAACCGGAGCGCTGCCCGAGCTGCGGCTCGCCGTATATTGCGGGCTTCGGCATGGGAACCCAGCAGCTCGCAGAGCAGACCAAGCGCATGTTTCCCGCGGCGCGCGTGCTCCGCATGGATGCGGATGCCGTTCGCGGGAAAGACGGCGGACAGAGCATTTTGGACCGCTTCCGGGCGAAGGAGGCGGATATTCTGGTGGGTACCCAGATGATAGTGAAGGGGCATGACTTTCCGAATGTGACCCTGGTCGGTATCATGGCGGCGGATACAGAACTGTACCTCAGCCATTATACGAGCGCGGAGCGTTGCTTTCAGCTCTTAACCCAGGCGGCCGGCCGCGCCGGCCGCGGGGAAAAGCGCGGCGAGGTTGTGATACAGACCTATCGCCCCGAGCACTACGCGATTCAGAGCGCCGCCGCGCAGGATTACGAGCGCTTTGCGGCTGCGGAGCTTAGCTTTCGGCGCGCGGCCGGCTATCCGCCCGTGCTCCACATGATGACGGTACAGCTTGCTTCCAAGGAAGAGGAAGCGTTGACACGCGCGGCTGCGTGCTATGCGGACTGTCTTCAGGCTGCGGCAAAGAAACTCGGTGCCGCGCCCCAGTGCATCGGGCCCGTCAATGCGGCTGTGTACCGCGTGCAGGACTATTTTCGGAAGATGATTTACATGAAGCATGCGGGCTATGATATACTGGTACAGATTAAGGCAGCGGCAGAGGAGGCGTTCCGGGAACAGGTCTCGGGCGGCATCTCTGTGCTTTACGAGTTTGTCTGA
- a CDS encoding UDP-N-acetylmuramoyl-tripeptide--D-alanyl-D-alanine ligase, with the protein MRVLSIGEIREATGGELLSGSEDVRVSYISIDSRDVREETLFVPLVGEKVDAHRFLEQVIADGAKAVFTARDLTEAQHEAAAAAGTAVIRVSDTLIALQALSAWHRSRLSLPLIGVTGSVGKTTTREMIAAALSAKYRVFKTKANHNSQIGVPLTLLDIEDEEIGVIEMGISRPGEMHIISELVRPSAAVVTNIGTAHLMELGSRENIRDEKLKIQDGMQKDAVLFRNADDALLLAGVLRGDMISRTYGKAETADCRAEHVRLVNGCAAFTADIRGQRVEVKLGVPGEHQVWNALAALGVAEAYGVPLEGAASELANFKGYRHRQQIFVRDGVLVIDDSYNASPDSMRAALSILREMKDRRRIAVLGDMKELGAAEIELHREIGAELAAAEGADCVFTLGELAGALAAALRENCKAAYRPELKCFTKREELFAALKETVKPGDALLFKASNSMKFSELADYFSGQGERGEH; encoded by the coding sequence ATGCGCGTGCTGAGCATAGGAGAAATCAGAGAGGCGACCGGCGGTGAGCTGCTGTCGGGCAGCGAGGACGTAAGGGTTTCATACATCAGCATTGATTCGCGGGATGTAAGGGAAGAAACCCTATTTGTGCCGCTCGTCGGTGAGAAGGTGGATGCGCACCGCTTTTTGGAACAGGTGATAGCGGACGGAGCCAAGGCGGTATTCACCGCGAGGGATTTGACGGAGGCGCAGCATGAAGCTGCAGCGGCGGCGGGGACCGCGGTCATTCGGGTTTCCGATACGCTGATTGCCTTACAGGCGCTCTCGGCTTGGCACAGAAGCCGTCTTTCGCTTCCGCTGATCGGCGTGACCGGCAGCGTGGGCAAGACCACCACGCGCGAGATGATCGCGGCCGCGCTCTCGGCAAAGTATCGGGTATTTAAAACCAAGGCGAATCACAACTCGCAGATCGGCGTGCCGCTCACCCTGCTCGACATCGAAGACGAGGAAATCGGCGTGATCGAAATGGGCATCAGCCGCCCGGGCGAGATGCACATTATCAGTGAACTGGTGCGCCCCTCGGCAGCCGTCGTCACAAACATCGGAACCGCCCATCTCATGGAACTCGGAAGTCGAGAGAATATACGCGACGAGAAATTAAAAATACAGGACGGCATGCAAAAAGATGCGGTTTTATTCCGGAATGCGGACGATGCGCTGCTGCTTGCCGGCGTGCTTCGAGGGGATATGATTTCCCGAACCTACGGAAAAGCGGAGACGGCGGACTGCCGCGCCGAGCATGTGCGCCTGGTCAACGGCTGCGCCGCATTTACGGCAGACATACGCGGTCAGCGAGTCGAGGTGAAACTCGGTGTGCCGGGCGAGCACCAGGTATGGAATGCCCTCGCTGCGCTCGGGGTCGCGGAAGCTTACGGTGTTCCGCTTGAGGGGGCGGCTTCGGAACTTGCGAACTTCAAGGGCTACCGGCATCGCCAGCAGATTTTTGTGCGGGACGGCGTGCTTGTGATTGACGACAGTTATAACGCGAGCCCGGACTCCATGCGGGCCGCGCTCTCCATCCTGCGTGAAATGAAAGACCGCCGTCGCATTGCGGTACTCGGCGATATGAAGGAACTCGGCGCGGCGGAGATAGAACTGCACCGGGAAATCGGCGCGGAGCTTGCGGCGGCGGAAGGCGCGGACTGCGTGTTTACGCTCGGCGAACTCGCGGGTGCGTTAGCGGCAGCGCTTCGCGAGAATTGTAAAGCGGCTTACCGCCCCGAACTCAAGTGCTTTACAAAGCGAGAAGAACTCTTCGCGGCACTGAAAGAGACCGTGAAGCCGGGGGATGCTCTTTTATTCAAGGCCTCGAACAGCATGAAGTTCTCGGAACTCGCGGATTATTTTTCGGGGCAGGGAGAGCGAGGAGAGCATTGA
- a CDS encoding UDP-N-acetylmuramoyl-L-alanyl-D-glutamate--2,6-diaminopimelate ligase, whose product MKLLELAAEGLKGRLLQGELGTETEALVYDSRKISKGCLFVCMKGANFDSHDLLAELPGMGVAAVVIDRDVAALPAGIAVYRADDARAALAALSAAYFGFPARELITVGVTGTKGKTTTTHMMRALLEAGGIKTGLIGTNGITIGDTHIATKNTTPESYEIQENFRKMADAGCKAVVMEVSSQGLMLHRTGGILFDYGVFTNIAPDHIGPNEHKSFEEYLYWKSQLFSQCKTGIINADDVHAVYIEKAAKCERLYRFGEKQAAEFTLRNLAHTADPDFVGMCFDFVTPEKTVPEVRVGMPGQFNAENALAALTVANLIGVSDEVLAAGLRNIRVNGRMEIVKLHPFTVLVDYAHNAVSMEALLDALREYHPKRLVVVFGCGGNRAKDRRTSMGEIGGKKADLSIITADNSRYEKVEDIIADIRESIVKTGGAFIEIPDRREAIFHAVQKAEPGDMIAIIGKGHEDYQEICGVRTHFLDREVVEEALREMGE is encoded by the coding sequence ATGAAATTATTGGAACTGGCGGCGGAAGGGCTGAAAGGCCGTTTATTGCAGGGGGAGCTCGGCACGGAAACGGAAGCTCTGGTTTATGATTCCCGAAAAATCAGCAAAGGCTGCCTCTTTGTATGCATGAAAGGAGCCAATTTCGACTCCCACGATTTACTCGCGGAACTCCCGGGTATGGGAGTAGCCGCAGTGGTCATAGACCGCGACGTTGCAGCGCTACCGGCAGGAATCGCCGTGTATCGCGCAGACGATGCCCGCGCGGCCCTCGCGGCTCTCTCGGCGGCCTACTTCGGCTTTCCCGCGCGGGAGCTGATTACCGTCGGTGTGACCGGTACCAAGGGAAAGACGACGACAACCCATATGATGCGCGCGCTACTCGAGGCGGGCGGCATCAAGACCGGACTCATCGGAACCAACGGTATCACAATCGGCGACACCCACATTGCGACCAAGAACACGACCCCGGAGTCCTATGAGATTCAGGAGAATTTCCGGAAAATGGCGGATGCCGGCTGTAAGGCGGTGGTCATGGAGGTCTCGAGCCAGGGACTCATGTTGCATCGCACCGGCGGCATCCTCTTTGACTACGGTGTCTTTACGAACATCGCGCCGGACCACATCGGCCCGAATGAGCACAAGAGCTTTGAGGAATATCTGTACTGGAAGTCTCAGCTCTTTTCACAGTGCAAGACCGGAATCATCAATGCGGACGATGTTCACGCCGTCTATATTGAAAAGGCGGCAAAGTGCGAGCGTTTGTACCGCTTCGGCGAGAAGCAGGCGGCGGAATTTACGCTTCGAAACCTTGCGCACACGGCGGATCCCGACTTTGTGGGGATGTGTTTTGACTTTGTGACGCCGGAGAAGACCGTCCCGGAAGTCAGAGTCGGTATGCCGGGACAGTTCAATGCGGAGAATGCGCTTGCGGCGCTTACGGTTGCAAACTTAATCGGTGTCTCGGACGAGGTGCTGGCCGCCGGGCTCCGCAACATCCGTGTGAACGGACGCATGGAGATTGTAAAGCTGCATCCGTTCACCGTCCTTGTCGATTACGCACACAATGCGGTCAGCATGGAGGCACTGCTCGATGCGCTCAGGGAGTATCACCCGAAGCGTCTGGTTGTGGTCTTTGGCTGCGGCGGCAACCGCGCAAAGGACCGCAGAACTTCGATGGGAGAAATCGGCGGCAAGAAGGCGGATCTTTCGATCATAACGGCGGATAATTCCCGCTATGAGAAGGTCGAGGACATCATTGCCGATATTCGCGAGAGCATTGTAAAGACCGGAGGCGCTTTCATCGAGATTCCGGACCGGAGAGAGGCCATCTTCCATGCGGTGCAGAAGGCGGAACCCGGCGATATGATTGCGATTATCGGCAAGGGGCACGAGGACTATCAAGAGATTTGCGGTGTGCGCACGCACTTCCTGGATCGGGAAGTCGTAGAGGAAGCGCTCCGCGAGATGGGAGAATGA